From the genome of Phlebotomus papatasi isolate M1 chromosome 2, Ppap_2.1, whole genome shotgun sequence:
GGGAATATaatgatttttacataaattgatGTACCTCAGCCGAGGTAAAATTCActgttcaatttatttttaaacagagATGGCGTTATAAAATCACAAACCGCATTACGAGAACATGTGCAAGGTTTTTTCCGGTTTTTCAATGCAACGAGTAATACACAAACAAGTATAAAATACGGAAAATTtcgtaatgaaaatttcatttcatttaactTGAAGTTTTCATTCAATGATTAACCCTAACCATGGAAGAAGCCATTACCTCCAACACAGTGGAAGCGCGCCTAAATTGAATGACgatgtgtgagcgttcgcatTCGTTGTTGAAGTCATCATCATTGAATTGCTACGCATTCGATTGATGATGGGGAGGGGACTCCCTCCAATACATCGTACTTCCATTCATTCAACTTCTCGCGCACTCACACATTGGAGAATAGGCCAACGAATTTGGCGGGGACCAGGCTGTATGGTGTTGTGGAAAAAACATGCACTGCGTGGTTTGATTAGCGTATTTAATTAGAAGACAATAAAAGACACAAACTGTGTGTGGAACAACCGTTAAAAGTCATGCTGTAGAAATTAGGAGAATTTTGAAACAAGAGACTTTCTAGGTGAAATACCTCTCGGAAAGTTCCCGCGCAAAAAGTGGGATTCTGCGCAATCACGTGCAAATTGATATGACCACGACCAGACAGGATAATTGCGCGGGAAAATACTAAAAGTTCTTTGTTACCGTGCGTAATAGAACAATTCTCAAAGGGATGGCTGGGTGTATCTCGTGGGATTTCCAGGGCGTAATCAAATGTAtaaattccatgaaaaaaatTCCACTACAATCCTTAGTAGCTCGATAAAAACAAGTCTATTAAATCTTTCCCAAATACAATGCAGAAATTAGGGAAGAAAATATTCAAGTCCAGTAGGAAGGGTAATGAGGAGGACTTTCTCCTTAGTATTACGGTCCATCAGGTGAAGAATTTGCGTATTCAGCATCTTAAGTCATTCATAGAGGTGTCTTTCGGTGGAAAAGTGAAAACTACTCGTGTAGCAAAATCCTCCAGCAATCCACATTTTAATGAGGTTGATAGCATTTTTGCTGACCATAAATGGTCAGAGAGAGAAAATctagtctgttttttttttcttctttgatcTGCAGTACATGGTCTTTGAGGCAAGATGCACTCTGGACAGGCTTCTGACGAAAAGTGTCACGTTCAAGTTGTACCATGAAGCGTGCTTGAGGCGCTGTTCAGGGGAGCTAGTGGTGGATCTGGATAGAGTGTGGAGGGCCGATGGAAGAGGGTTTCGTGGTGTATGGGGTCGCTTGGTGCCCCCTTCAGGGGCAATTCCACCGGGTGAGAGGTCAGATTCATGTGGAATTATCAAATTTGATTTGGTTATTGTTTCCGACAACACCAAGGCTTCCAATCAATTTGACCATCAGTTGAGTCAAGTGCTGAATCTTGAAACTGATCGTCAGAGAATTCTTCTCAATTTTAACCTCTATAGAGGAACCTTTCCCACGATGCGTGACCATTGTGTACGATTATCTCTCTGTGGAGTAGATGTCTGTTCAAGAATTGCAAGAATGACTGAACATCCTGAATGGAATCAGCAGTTTCAGTTTATGTGGTTCTTCCCTGAACTATGTGGGAATTTTGGGATAAAGATTGAGTCTCCTTCCAATCTAAAATCCAAGACTATTgctaaaatgaatatttttctgaGGAATCTCTCTCACATGGTTGATGGAGAGGCCACACTGCCAACTTTTGGGCCAGCCTGGTGGCATTTGTACAAGAACCAAAAATACAGAGGTAGGATACTCTTCTCAATTGAAGCCACTTCACAACCCCAAACGAGTCCTTTTAGTCGATCCGTTAAAGTGAATGGGATTAACAGATTCTTTGaggtaatttttcaattatccaaaaaaaaatctcaacaaTTTTAATTGGtggaaatttggaatttttgaattcttGTGAAAGTGCCCAAGTCTCTTATTAGTAAGGTACTGTGCTTAAAAGAGTTATCGAAGTAGGATCCACTCAGAAAGCGCAATAGTTGCTCTAAAGAACCAAGCCTTTGACAAGATTGTTAATACATCTTTAAAAGGATTGTATTGAGAATTTTGTGTCTAAGTACCTAAAGAAACTCTAAGCTTCTTAAGGATGCACTATTTCGCTTTTAGTAGTCAAACCGACGGAGCCGAGAGCGCTATAAGCAGAGTATAACAATTTTGTTTCTATAaacgtgctatcacactaggactttttcaatttgtaaattcaatttaattttcagatgaattgttcctatgcgttatttttcagtaaaaatcaattaaattgatagattttcgcttatttattgatataaactaatactagGCCCACCAAAATACATTAAAACATggtaaaatagcataaatgtggttggtcaattaaatttgaattcagcaaattaaaatgttaaaattgctcattaatttcaattttactgcagttaaacaagtagccttttgaaccaaattgttcttattaaatttattcactcgtaattaattattatttgtgaccAGAAAAGtaaaataagtacagtgattagtgataaacttgtataCGTGTGAACTGTGTGAACTTCaatatcgggagtaatttgctgagttccttcaaagcaattcgaaggaaattgttgtgttaagaaatcgcagttgggatgacttcatacagattttcaacaagactaTGAAAGTTTTTTCAGGAGCCCCCTTGTCTGCAACCCTTTCTTCTGGTTTTggggattcttttgcataacaaataagtgatttataagacattttaaattactatcacacattttccggagtcattcacaatcaaaaatctcgcggcactatttaaaattgagcaaatttcttgcaaaatgtgtcctggctgtgagaattttcaagtaatttctagaaatcttataacgctcaattggctcaattgaatttaaaattaaattgtgaagatcctagtgtgatagcaccgtaacaAGTAGTGACTTCTTTTCTCTGCGGGTCATTGGTGCCACTTCAAGACCGTATGTGATAATAGGTTTCACAATGGTCCTGTATATTTTGGTTTAGATGACcaagatatcgtcggttgcgtctacctctgtcgtatctgcatttcttttgtgtcagcatttcacgcaagaggggacgtctgtattgtagctacacgaaatgcagatacaaaacaaatgcagatacgacagaggtagacgcaaccgacgatatgtctcTTGTATGGAAAACTGATGAGAGCACGTAAAAACATCTGCTTCCCACCACCAATATCACATCGACCTCTATCTTAACTTCATTGCTCGCAGTCAAACCCGAACCGATATATTTGAAGTGTTGGACTATCTCAAAGTACCCTTCGTCCATGGCTATGTATCGCCAGTGACCatacaattaattttctctTCGTTGATCTTGAGTCCCATCCCATCTGCTCCGCTGCAAAAGCGAGTTCGACAAAAGTCTCCTTCACCGCTCGCGTCGAGCAACCCATGATGTTAATGTAGGCAGTCATCTGGAAGGACTTGTATACCTTGTATAGTAATATGCATAGCTTTATTACGTGGGATATAGAGCATCGTCTTGCCTCAGGATTGAGTCTAACCCTGAAAATCCCCATCCTCCTCCCATGGTTTTGACCTGGCACATAGAGTTGGAAATGGTCATTCTCAACAAACTGATTAGTTTGGGTGGAATGCAAAGCTCCCCCATGGCTGCCCACAAGCCTTTCTCTGTTGATTGTGTCGTAGGTCTGCTTGAAGTAAATGAAAAGCGGATGGAGTGAGATGTAGTACGGCCAGCATTTTTTAAGTACATGTCGTACATTGAAAAGCTGATCCAACGTAGATCTTCCAGGCCGGAAGCCTGCCAGATATTCTTCTATAGTTTTTTCAGGATAGGACCTCAACTTCTTAAGCATCAACTTCGACAGTACCTTATACGGACTATCTATGAGAGCGATTCCCCTGTATTTTACAGTCCAAACGGTCACCTTTCTTGTTGGGATGATTAATACTACCTTCCACCTCCCGATTTTACGGATTAATCCGGGGATGCGATCGTATAGTCCCTCCTCATGCTTTAGTAGTTCCGCAAGGCCGTTATCCTCACCTGAGGCCTTGCAGTTCTTCAGGAAGCGTCTGATGGTCCTCCATAACGACCATCAGAAACCGGTACCTCCTTCACCCGTGCCGATTTATCGTCGGCCGCGCACATCAAGTCGTGAAAATACTCTCCCCATCATACAACATCAGATGCTCGTGTTAAAAGATTTCTCTGTTTGTCTCTGTACAACCTGTGGTTCTAGAATTTAATATAGATTTAGATGCTACAGCAACAACTTTTAAATGCTCTGTAATTgacttttaaaatacttataataagaattttggtttttagaatttgtagtagaattttcttcttttcattaTCTTGTACAATTCCTCAAGTAAGAagacattatagaaccaaaattcttataatctaCCTATAGCGTTCTTGGTTCTGTCTTTGTGACTatactaaaagtaaagtggcACACTCTTAATAGAGGTTCTAcaggaatttaaattaaaaaaaaaaactcattatgAGCCTTTTAAAGGTGCAGTAAGAAATGACTTCTCAAAGTTTCGGCACtataatacgggtttcagacctaaggcttggcTATCTGGcctaactcctctaattcctcatcaagcatgattttttagaaaattgttgtttaggattgaatattaagggcaaatgattcattagattttgaaaaataaaaaaaattgcttgttattatgaattttgagaccttcgataACTCggctaaaccttcagtctgaagccggcataaggcagctattttgcttcttggataATTTTCTCATCAGTctgtaattttagtttttagttACACAAACAGACCATAGGAACAAATTATTCTTTAACGTCTTTAACGTCTTGTGAATGCCAACTTGGGATtgggacttacgaaatactcgtgaaTCCTATAGCGTACtaaaaagttcttaaatttttgtacttttacacaatcattattcataaaatgatcacttgacgagttttttttgtttttttttacaaacatttgttctgaaatgttcgtaaacacacaaaaaaaaatgttcgcaaattttatcatttattcATAAAGGTTTGTCAGacaaaaaatgtacgaacaaatgtttgtaaaagacgAGTGATCACcatacgaacaatgtttgtgaaaaagtacaaacttttacgaacttttttttataggttatacaatttacgtgcatttcgtaagtcccgagtgggaattcacaaatatttacgagcaattttataattttttttgtgtagaatGTAGAACGGTAAATCTATTAtaggataatttaaaaatattggttttcccttttttcttctttcttaatCGCGCCAGAACGATTTCTGGACTTCCGCTAGGTTTAGAATTCACCTAGCAATTGTCGAGCTAGATTTTCTTCATTCTCCTTCAAGGCACATTCGACTGAAGATGGTTTGTGCTGAAGATTCTTCTATGTCTTATGACCTCCTCTGCACAGCCTATGACTCCTGCAATCTTTTCTTTCTCGAACTATCGCAAAAAATCCCAACCGTCTCCCTAAACCTAATTCTTCCGGATCTGAGACATGTTCTTAGGGATGAAATCCTAATTAGAAACTTCACCTCTCAATTGACCTACAAACTTACAAGAAGCAATTTAATTGACTTCCTGGAAAATAAAGGAGATTCCCAAGGAATAGTTATGGAGTTTCTCGAGGACACGGAAGTTTCTCTGAAATCTCTCAAGAAAGTTCTTTCAGTGGCGGATGATGGGGAGACTCTGATGAAGTGGCATGTCAACTTTAGAGCTCAAATTGTGGCTTCGCTGGAGAAATTAATTGATGAGATGAAACATGCGAGggaaaatattgatttgactTTGGTTGCAAAATTTCTTGATAAACTCttgcaaaatttgcataacattGCCAAAATGGGAGTTACAAAGTGGCCAGATTTGATGATTAAGCTCGAGGATGATCAGGGACGGGAATTTGGGGTACACAGGGTTGATTTGAAGGATATTGTTTATTTAAATCAGAAGTATGAGGGAGGATATTTGTGTCGGAAGAGACATAGTGTTATCTTTAAGAACTCACAATGTCGTCACGAAGAGACTTATTGTGGATGTATATCCGGCCATGGAGATGTCATTCTCTGGATGGGAGGAGAGAAAGAGGACTCAGAGTGGTGGCCGAAAGACTGGACGTACTCACCTACGTCcagtttcaattttattgagaGTCCTGTGAAGACCACTTTCAGATGCACTATCTATCTCTATCAGGCAAAAATTGAACCTGGCCTGAACAGATTATCCCTCTACGATACTTATGTGGATATTTTCTTCAATGGAATCCATGGGAAATCCACGATTCATCACCAAAGCCTCGTTCCTAATTGGAATGAAGTAGTATCTTTTGAGAATATTACACTAAACTGTGAAGGAGATTCCTGTGTTCAGAATCCTCCAATACTCCTCTTTAAGCTCTTCCATGGTGATAAGAAAAATGATGATTTCCTCGGAATGGGATACACAATCCCAAGGGTTAGTTTAAAAGATTCTCCTCAATCTAAAAGCAAACTGAAGTGGATACCCGTTGTAAGAAATGGAATAACAGTGGCACAATTGCTCCTCTCAGTTGATTTGGAAGAGACTTCTAAAGAGGATGGTGAAAAGCTGGTCAAAGTGGAATCACCTGTCCCAAAAGTAGTTGATGTTGCAATAGAAAAGTTCCATTTAATTTTCACCTGCTTCGGACTTCGTCTAATGGACAAAATTAATAAGAACCATTCTCAAATCTT
Proteins encoded in this window:
- the LOC129801019 gene encoding fer-1-like protein 4, whose amino-acid sequence is MQKLGKKIFKSSRKGNEEDFLLSITVHQVKNLRIQHLKSFIEVSFGGKVKTTRVAKSSSNPHFNEYMVFEARCTLDRLLTKSVTFKLYHEACLRRCSGELVVDLDRVWRADGRGFRGVWGRLVPPSGAIPPGERSDSCGIIKFDLVIVSDNTKASNQFDHQLSQVLNLETDRQRILLNFNLYRGTFPTMRDHCVRLSLCGVDVCSRIARMTEHPEWNQQFQFMWFFPELCGNFGIKIESPSNLKSKTIAKMNIFLRNLSHMVDGEATLPTFGPAWWHLYKNQKYRGRILFSIEATSQPQTSPFSRSVKVNGINRFFENDFWTSARFRIHLAIVELDFLHSPSRHIRLKMVCAEDSSMSYDLLCTAYDSCNLFFLELSQKIPTVSLNLILPDLRHVLRDEILIRNFTSQLTYKLTRSNLIDFLENKGDSQGIVMEFLEDTEVSLKSLKKVLSVADDGETLMKWHVNFRAQIVASLEKLIDEMKHARENIDLTLVAKFLDKLLQNLHNIAKMGVTKWPDLMIKLEDDQGREFGVHRVDLKDIVYLNQKYEGGYLCRKRHSVIFKNSQCRHEETYCGCISGHGDVILWMGGEKEDSEWWPKDWTYSPTSSFNFIESPVKTTFRCTIYLYQAKIEPGLNRLSLYDTYVDIFFNGIHGKSTIHHQSLVPNWNEVVSFENITLNCEGDSCVQNPPILLFKLFHGDKKNDDFLGMGYTIPRVSLKDSPQSKSKLKWIPVVRNGITVAQLLLSVDLEETSKEDGEKLVKVESPVPKVVDVAIEKFHLIFTCFGLRLMDKINKNHSQIFLEFGNSTLSMGSCSRIVGRSCNFVDCVKSCEVYLPEKLSYWPPIVLKHRREKSAKLIGITVISNTQQFFRKNQLWTTHKENSVKLGDLPEKKASKIANDEKVEGVGLNFAKSFIKSTMSRFLNYGTQVEEDVTKNMDIEQGIPKEIPTSVIPTDISQKLTWWSKFFNSLEENSENFSESIHKLKIYQSELENQPEFGHFRDWADVFEMGRARKQSGDGLKRQKYCFLRGHIEILKDSDPTFSERLAK